A stretch of DNA from Nerophis ophidion isolate RoL-2023_Sa linkage group LG18, RoL_Noph_v1.0, whole genome shotgun sequence:
ATTatcaatttttttacattttcaataaaagtatattttttttaggGGGAGATTTAATCAGGATTTTAGATGTGATTGGTCTTTATTGAATAATTAGTTATTCAATTTAACAATTTTAATTCTTCAAAGAAAAACTTGACAAGTCATATATTTGAAGGTTATACAAAGATTTTGGATACATATTTGTTTGACTCTTTTTGTTCAAATTTCTCAATGAACATCAGTcctgaacaaacattttaaatatgtaatgtgtttttttgttgttgttttttttaccctttcagATCCCTTTTGATCAAATAATGTAATAAGTTAAGgtttaaatcaataaaaataaataaaaaaaatacatgttatgCAAATTGATATTATAAAATTATGCCATCATTTGATCAAAATGCCTTCAAAGGGTTAAATTACGAGTTAGACATTACatatgtattatttttgtttgggGCTTAAGTGGATAGAGAGATTTTTATGCCCTATTTGGCTTTGGGGTATTGTCTAATGAGGGCCAGTGCATCGCACACCTGTGAAAGAATTAAGCATTGAAATATTTTCATTTAACATGAAAAAAACCCTCTTAGGAAAAATCATAATAGAGTAGTAACACAACAAACATGATGGCCAAAATACAGCAAAGATTTACTGTAAGGACAAAAAAAGATTagaaattataacttttattctATTTAGTATAAATATCGatttttatttctattatttGACTTTGTATTATGAtttctatatttattttatgttttctaGTCCctacaaataactttaaatttgagctttaatccatccatccatccattttctaccgcttattcccttttggggtcgcggggggcgctggcgcctatctcagctacaatcgggcggaaggcggggtacaccctggacaagtcgccacctcatcgcagggctaacacagatagacagacaacactcacactcacattcacacactagggccaatttagtgttgccaatcaacctatccccaggtgcatatctttggaagtgggaggaagccggagtacccggagggaacccacgcattcacagggagaacatgcaaactccacacagaaagttcccgagcctggatttgaacccaggactgcaggaacttcgtattgtgaggcagacgcactaacacctctgccaccgtgaagcctagctTTAATCCATGTACAAATTATgtacaaattattaaaaaaatattgtcattCTTATTTTCAAAGTCaggccaggtttttttttttatcattttcatgTCAATTTATGACAACAGTGAATTTCTGATGAATATACATAAAATCTGCCATTAAATTTGTCCaaaataaaaaatttgaaaaaagttAACTGATGCGCCACACTTTTAGTTTTATTGAAGGCATGCATAATGTACATACGTTCGCATTACACAACAATCAAAAATGTTTTATGAGATTTAAACCTATAAAGGTGATTGACTATGAGGTTTTAATGTGGTTTGATGGTCAGAGCCgctttcctcctcttcttccaggCAAATTGCTCTCTGACTCTCTCAATGGAGCGCTGCATGGGGCTCATCAAGATGGCAAACGAGGTGGGCGAACGCAGCCTGGAGGTTTGGACTGGAGTTGGCGCGGGTGTGGAGGTCAAAGGTGGGAATTCTGCGAGTGAGACGGCGGTCGGCATCGCTTTCTTCTGTGGCTTGGTTGTGTTCCTCATCATGGCTTGAGGTACGTGAGACCACCTTATACGCTTAGCTCCTCCGCTCATGTGTCTTGTTGTCAGTGTGAGATTCCGCACATCTTCGGGAGTGTCCCGAAAAAGAGGGGACGCGGCTTTCATCCTTTTGTTTCTCCGTCCTTTTTCCCGTAACCTTTGTCTTGTGGGCACGCTAAAAGTCGGAGCCCCAGCTGTAAACAAGTCCATGCTTGGAGAGAGCTCGGTGATGACCGTTTGGTGGGACACAATGTTTCCTCCGTCTTTTGATCGGTTTCTTTTGACTTTAGTGGGTCGGATATGCGGGCTTTGTTGTTGTGATGTGGGGATTGCAATGGTGGTTGTACTTTGCGCAAATTGAGGGAACTTATCTTTCTTGCGGCCAGTCCTTGACAGCCCGTTTTTCACTGAGGGGCGACTTGTTTGTCCTGCTGGTCTGAAAGGAGACAAGGTAGTCTTCACCACTTCTTGGTCCCCCAAGACCTCATTAGAAGGTTGGTTTAGACCCTCGGACGGTTTTTGCGCCGCCATTGGGTCGCATTTGTCCGACTCGCTGATGAAGTTACTCAACAGTGCTTCTTCAACTTTCTGCTTTCTTTTCTGACCTTttccctttttcttcttcttcttctgcttcttcttcttcttctttttcttcttctcctgaGACTCAGACTGTTTTTCAGTGCTGGAGCTTTGCGAGGTAGAGACGGTGGCGAGCACCTTGATGAAGTCCTCAGCGACGGTTACGACGTTAGTATCCGGTGTACCTTTTGTTATGGGCGGAGCCCTAGTCAGTACGTCAATGACGGCGATGCCGCCGTAGTCGTATGGGACAGCCTCCTTCAGCACGGCGTTGGGGGCCCTCTCGTATCGCTTGCATCTACGGTCAATCCGACATGTTGGACTCAAAGCGGCTCAGCATGTGCAGGAGGAAAGCTATTTAGAGGCGAAGATACTTACAAGCCGTACCAGTGGTGCTCGGCGCACTGCTCCTCGTAGACCAGCTCAAAGCACGGCACGCCGATGACGTTGAAGAACGCCTGGCCCATCACCCTGGACGACGTGTCGTTGACTTGACGCAGGCAGCCTCTCAACCTGCAGGGCATGCTCGCATTCAGCAACCGTGTGTGACAGGCGCGGTTTCAAAGATGAGCCGTTTGCTAGTGTAGTGCTTCACGTAGTTCGTTTTCATGCAGTGTCATGCAGATATTGTGGATGTCTGCACTGTAACACTGCTTAGTACATCTGGTAACGTGGAACTAAGCAGGGCAATTCTAATTGGTCGATAAGTTCTATGATTTTTGTACCATTTATTCAACAAAAAGTCCAATTTCGTGCCTCGCTCAAGTAAAACTAACTCCCCTTCAAATCAAACTGTACATCGTAATATATTATATGATAATACGTACATAGTGAATACATATTTGTGACTAACAGAAATTGCATTGTACTTACAGTATATGCAAGAAATTATTTTTGTTAATACAAATCAAATCATATCCtgcttgaaaaaatgtaaaataagatCTGAATTgacttagaaataaaaatgttaaaaaaagatgTATATGTATTCAATAAGTATGGATACTTTCATACCTTTTTAATGTGattgtttttttctaaatgttgTAATAGTATCCCTGTCACAGATAAACACCactaacaataaaataaattcatataaatagtaatattttcatcttattttttaactttttgtcAATTAGGTGggtaaaatacttttttggcACATAAGTGATGATAACACTGACAAAAATATTGGAAACTCCTTTGTGTGCTGAAGCAAAATGTTACATTATTGCAAACTACAGCATGCATGTGAAACAAATGATGAtgttgtgtgattgtgtgtgtactCACGCCTCGTCACAGTCACAGTGCGAAATGGAGTACCATTTGAAATTAGTGTATCCATATTTGGAGGAGAACGCGTGGATGACGTGGGCACAGTGGTCGTGTGTGCGGCAGCAGCTGTCGGTTTCCTTAAACCTCCCTAAAAGACCAATGAGAAAGGAATGCTATAGAGTAAACCCTCATTTATCGCAGCTAATTGGTTCCCAACATGACCATGGTAAATTGATTTCCACAAAGAAGGATTTCTTAAATATAAATCTGATATTTCTATAGCTAGAGCATGAAAAACCTCCAAAATACGTCTCAATGTTAAATAACACTCACTTAATAACTTTTACACTCGTAAAAGCAGGACTGGACACTGAGCTAATCAGTGGCCGCGATACTGAACAGCATGCTGTGATTAGTTTGGTGTCAtcttatatattttgatatttttgtccatttatccatttatgtgcttgaaaatgcttaactTAGGCAAAATATATGcagaatatgctaaaaaaaatcacaacagtTAAGTTACAAACTTCTATAAATGACTGCATAtttaaaatcaaatatatttCAGACAATACATTTCAGGTTTTCCTCTTCACTCTGCCattgaaacgtgacaaatttggggtgtgcactatccactttagccgccagacggTAGTAGTTTTTTGAAAACCTAAATGTAATTTGTAGCAATTTCAATTTAGACAACAGCATATGTTGCTAcacagagtggcgctttccatcattttcagcagactgaattgcaaaatgattaactccTTACTCCTCCTCTCACGCAAGATCCATATGACTCCTTTTTGGACTGCACACCACTTACCATAAAAGCATTGAAAAAAATCTTTATACAacgatacatttttttattttcactcattctaaaaaaaaaaaacctcctagcaaatatatattttactgctcaaaaaaaattacacaaaataataaagtttttattacttttggttttttttgggggggggtttttTTTGGGTAAAGCAGTGAATGTGAAAATTCATAGATGACAATTATATTCAAGCATATTTAAGAAATATGCTTTCAGAAGCATTGAAAGAAATGATAATGCATTATCAATGCAGTTAATTTAAATATAAGCTTACCACACATGCTAATTTTTTAGTATCCCTAAACCAGCTGTGTCCAAACGGTCACTTTGgtgcattttgtacattaaaggtGTTAAACCAGGAATTTCAAAGGTTTTATctggcctgcgggatgagtttgctaagtataaaaatgtcgtccaaaatttttgaataaaggaaactgctgttctaaatgtgtccactaaatgtcgcaatagcaattctttgtatctttgtagattttgctaatataaaaaaaaataaaccacatgatgttagtgcaccagtctaggaaaatgagcaaactatataaataagatcctgtaattggatttttatatcattttttatcttgatagattgaatattaacatcaatgagttgactgaggaacattatcacataatgtattcaaaaagaataaataaggacaaataaaggtagaatactattaaccacaacaatgaacattatcacataatgtattcagaaagaataaataaggacaaataacggtagaatactattaaccacaaaatgtaagtgtaaataaaaaaccattatgatttgtgcattttcagcatgtgcttgttctatttctaaacaaagaaaacaatctgaagttgtcctgctgtgattttaccagtccggcccactttggaatagatttttctccatgtggcccccgatcttaaATGAGTTAGACACCTCTGTGTTAAAGCCTCTGTAGAACCGACGTCCTCTgcaattgactttttttttttttttgcataattatTTTACTGAAATGTTTCAATCTGACAAGAGAAATTAAAACCATGAAGTAATAAAGGTCCACTGCAGACATCTTTTTATAGTTTGTTAAGGGGAAATAACATtggggaaaaacaaaaacaagcattTTGGACAGCCTTGTGTTAAGCAGTAAGTGAAGATGTCTTTACCCAGCTGCTCGTAACGGTCAGCCATGTTGCCAGCGCCACACCAGAGGGTCCCAGGATAGGTGAAGCCTCTCCTGGATCTCTTCAGCACCTGAGATGGACACCTGATGTCCTCCCCTTGGAAACGCGCACATCTCATCTCTGCCTCATCCATGTGCGTAAAAGACGCATCAAGACTCATCACCCAGCTCTCCTGTCTCTCCGCCCGCAGCCGGCACTCAGACACAAACCTCTCCACCTCCACGCTGTCCACCGTCACGGAGCAGTCCACCATCCCCCCACCGGCGACACTCACCACGGAGCGGACCACCTTCCCCCCATCCGTCACCTGATAGACGAGGAACCTGTCGTCCGGCGCGGTGGCCATTTTGGCGCACAGCGTGCCGTTGATGATGGAGAACAGCGCCTTGCTCTGCTTCTCCGTGTCCACGCCAGAGCTCTGAAGGAGGTCTCCCCAGACCAGGTCTCTGTCCAGGTAGGACAGAAAGACGAAGAAGACCGACCACATGGCCAAAGGAGGCAGCGGACGGGTGGAGGTGGGGTCAGCATTCAGCACCAAGCATACCGGAGACAGCTCCTCTGGGGCTATTTTAGGACTCTGGACCAGGTGGACCTCCCACTTTAACGAGCAATCACAAGGAGGAGTCCTCACATGTGAACATGAAGACTAATAAACCTTCTCAGTGCACACATGACCGCAAGTTACCTCCCCCGAGCACCACCCCCTCGCTGACATGCCTGGAAAGCGGAGATTTACTTTGGGAACACTCATGGAGGATGTTCTTGCTTCATGGCTCTACTCGCCATGGCAACAGGCATGGGCTATTGGTgccagcccaaaaaaaaaaatgaattggtGATGACCTACATCACAAAACAAATGGGGGGGGGGCAGTCTTTAAGTGTATGGAATGTGGAGAGAGGAGGGTGCTGTCAATCAAGAACACTCAGTGGGTTAGTGAGCACACAGCAAGACTTAAGGGAAACTCAGTGGATCTTTAGAAAGTaactttttagtttttatgtgCAGATATGTTAAATTATTTGCACGTTGAGGGTCAAAAATACTCTGATTGTTGCCCTCGTTGACATTTTTGAATGAGATTTATTCAAAGTAAAAATCCAAGAATTAACTCTAATTTCTTAAGCTTGCGTTAATTTTCCCTACTTTCTTCCAAAGTGGTTGGCACGTCTCCCAAAAGTCTAAGATTGACTTTAATAAGTGCAAACCCACACCTTGGTGTCCAAACATTTGCTCTTTTATTGTCTTTTATCGCTTGATGGACAGAAATGGACTCCTACTGCATCTTTTTTACAGaataggcatttttttgtaagaaTCGTGGTGCTGCTTTTATTTCCTTGCAATAAAATACCGCACAATTTtcaaaaaagaggaaaaatagaGCACGTCTTTAAATACAAATTGGAACCTTGCATTAcggacttaattggttcttgaccACGGGTCAAAAATGTAAAAGTTGTTAGCAGAGTTACCcataagaatcaatgtaaacctgaataattggttctagcctCGACACAAGTTTGTATattagtaaaaaacaaaaacactttaagactctataacgtgtgtgtgtgtgtgtgtttgtgtgtgtgtgtgtgtggcagggatttttaatcactgctatgctgaaattataactaatattgatactgttgctgataatattcatttttgtttcactacttttggtttgttctgtgtcgtgtttgtgtctcctctcaattgctctgtttattgcagttctaagtgttgctgggttaggcttggttttggaattggattgcattgttatggtattgctgtgtattagtttggattgattaaaaaaaaaaaaaaatcgatttaaaaaaaaatgagaatcgattctgaatcgcacaacatgaggatcgcgattcgtattcgaatcgattttttcccacacccctaacatatatatatataatatataatatatatatatatatatatatatatatatatacatacatatacataaaacaattgtgtgaatgtgagtgtgaatgttgtctgtctatctgtgttggccctgcgatgaggtggcgacttgtccagggtgtaccccgccttccgcccgattgtagctgagataggcgccagcgcccccgcgaccccgaaagggaataagcggtagaaaatggatggatggaattgtatCATAGATCAACAATATTTCTTTATTGAAACTCCACAACAAAGGCAAGCTCCACTGTCAACACGCGCACTCACACAAAAGTCCATTTGGAGCTCTCAAAAACGTTaacaaccatgttgctacaataaaaaaatatattttaaaatcctCTTTACCTTGCTGTCAGCGAATGTTTGTGGCATGCAAAACGGACAAGAGGAGACAAAGGCATAGAGGGGGGGGGAGGGGAGGCATTGTGTTACCGCTCAAAAAGAGAATCCTCTTCTCCCGAGGTTCCCTCTCCTCTCCAAGTCCACAGAGATTTCCTCCTTCTTTCCAGTCTGGtttgtcgattttt
This window harbors:
- the proca1 gene encoding uncharacterized protein proca1, whose amino-acid sequence is MWSVFFVFLSYLDRDLVWGDLLQSSGVDTEKQSKALFSIINGTLCAKMATAPDDRFLVYQVTDGGKVVRSVVSVAGGGMVDCSVTVDSVEVERFVSECRLRAERQESWVMSLDASFTHMDEAEMRCARFQGEDIRCPSQVLKRSRRGFTYPGTLWCGAGNMADRYEQLGRFKETDSCCRTHDHCAHVIHAFSSKYGYTNFKWYSISHCDCDEALRGCLRQVNDTSSRVMGQAFFNVIGVPCFELVYEEQCAEHHWYGLCKRYERAPNAVLKEAVPYDYGGIAVIDVLTRAPPITKGTPDTNVVTVAEDFIKVLATVSTSQSSSTEKQSESQEKKKKKKKKKQKKKKKKGKGQKRKQKVEEALLSNFISESDKCDPMAAQKPSEGLNQPSNEVLGDQEVVKTTLSPFRPAGQTSRPSVKNGLSRTGRKKDKFPQFAQSTTTIAIPTSQQQSPHIRPTKVKRNRSKDGGNIVSHQTVITELSPSMDLFTAGAPTFSVPTRQRLREKGRRNKRMKAASPLFRDTPEDVRNLTLTTRHMSGGAKRIRWSHVPQAMMRNTTKPQKKAMPTAVSLAEFPPLTSTPAPTPVQTSRLRSPTSFAILMSPMQRSIERVREQFAWKKRRKAALTIKPH